A stretch of Equus caballus isolate H_3958 breed thoroughbred chromosome 11, TB-T2T, whole genome shotgun sequence DNA encodes these proteins:
- the NPTX1 gene encoding neuronal pentraxin-1: MPAGRAARTCALLALCLLGSGAQDFGPTRFICTSVPVDADMCAASVAAGGAEELRSNVLQLRETVLQQKETILSQKETIRELTTKLGRCESQSTLDAGAGEARTGGGRKQPGSGKNTMGDLSRTPAAETLSQLGQTLQSLKTRLENLEQYSRLNSSSQTNSLKDLLQSKIDDLERQVLSRVNTLEEGKGGPKNDTEERVKIESALTSLHQRISELEKGQKDNRPGDKFQLTFPLRTNYMYAKVKKSLPEMYAFTVCMWLKSSAAPGVGTPFSYAVPGQANELVLIEWGNNPMEILINDKVAKLPFVINDGKWHHICITWTTRDGVWEAYQDGTQGGNGENLAPYHPIKPQGVLVLGQEQDTLGGGFDATQAFVGELAHFNIWDRKLTPGEVYNLATCSTKALSGNVIAWSESHIEIYGGATKWTFEACRQIN; encoded by the exons ATGCCGGCCGGCCGCGCCGCGCGCACCTGTGCGCTGCTCGCCCTCTGCCTCCTGGGCAGCGGGGCCCAGGATTTCGGGCCGACGCGCTTCATCTGCACCTCGGTACCCGTGGACGCCGACATGTGCGCCGCGTCCGTGGCCGCCGGCGGCGCCGAGGAGCTCCGGAGCAACGTGCTGCAGCTCCGCGAGACCGTGCTGCAGCAGAAGGAGACCATCCTGAGCCAGAAGGAGACCATCCGCGAGCTGACCACCAAGCTGGGCCGCTGCGAGAGCCAGAGCACGCTGGACGCGGGCGCCGGCGAGGCCCGGACGGGCGGCGGCCGCAAGCAGCCCGGCTCCGGCAAGAACACCATGGGCGACCTGTCCCGGACGCCGGCCGCCGAGACGCTCAGCCAACTCGGGCAAACTTTGCAGTCGCTCAAAACCCGCCTGGAGAACCTTGAG CAGTACAGCCGGCTCAATTCCTCCAGCCAGACCAACAGCCTCAAGGATCTGCTGCAGAGCAAGATCGATGACCTGGAGAGGCAGGTGCTGTCTCGGGTGAACACTCTGGAGGAAGGCAAGGGGGGCCCCAAGAACGACACCGAGGAGAGGGTCAAGATCGAGAGCGCCCTGACCTCCCTACACCAGCGGATCAGCGAGCTGGAGAAAG GTCAGAAAGACAACCGCCCTGGAGACAAGTTCCAGCTCACATTCCCGTTACGGACCAACTACATGTACGCCAAGGTGAAGAAGAGCCTGCCGGAGATGTATGCCTTCACCGTGTGCATGTGGCTCAAGTCCAGCGCTGCGCCGGGGGTGGGCACGCCCTTCTCCTATGCTGTGCCCGGCCAGGCCAACGAACTGGTCCTCATCGAGTGGGGCAACAACCCCATGGAGATCCTCATCAACGACAAG GTGGCCAAACTGCCCTTTGTCATCAATGATGGGAAGTGGCACCACATCTGTATCACCTGGACCACCCGGGATGGGGTCTGGGAAGCCTACCAGGATGGCACCCAAGGTGGCAATGGCGAGAACCTGGCACCCTATCATCCCATCAAGCCACAAGGCGTGCTGGTGCTGGGCCAGGAGCAG GACACTCTGGGTGGTGGATTTGATGCCACTCAAGCATTCGTGGGTGAGCTCGCCCATTTCAACATCTGGGACCGCAAGCTGACACCTGGGGAGGTCTACAACCTGGCCACCTGCAGCACCAAGGCCCTTTCTGGCAACGTCATCGCCTGGTCTGAGTCCCACATTGAGATCTACGGCGGAGCCACCAAGTGGACATTCGAAGCCTGTCGCCAGATCAACTGA